Proteins co-encoded in one Pocillopora verrucosa isolate sample1 chromosome 1, ASM3666991v2, whole genome shotgun sequence genomic window:
- the LOC131772458 gene encoding uncharacterized protein, with translation MVRMPFDIISFTTNGSWFFGEYSCSLHFFVERAIYIAIATHIMNMARDAYTPFGFPTQPSSCTTNWVMSLVFAFPLLFTSLVRIPGRCTRCTLINNSLGRMPVFQWTEYLYVAILPVMTVCFYCNKFGVHPDYEALDKADPDDHNGQTKMKLRRICLTLATTIFICTSPARLTEIAGGNFELWPGSRIIFFFIPRLLIYGQTIIFSVVCAFSFPSFYQEAKIATKRICSCRIHRLIQHKTLTEQ, from the exons ATGGTCAGAATGCCCTTTGATATCATCAGCTTCACAACAAATGGATCTTGGTTTTTTGGGGAGTATTCCTGCAG CTTGCACTTTTTTGTCGAACGTGCGATTTACATTGCCATAGCAACCCATATCATGAATATGGCGCGCGATGCTTATACCCCATTTGGGTTTCCTACCCAGCCCTCTTCCTGTACAACCAACTGGGTTATGTCGTTGGTGTTTGCGTTCCCCTTGCTGTTCACCTCCCTAGTAAGGATACCTGGGAGGTGCACACGCTGCACACTGATAAACAACAGCTTGGGTCGAATGCCAGTGTTTCAGTGGACTGAATACCTGTACGTGGCCATCTTGCCTGTGATGACGGTTTGCTTTTACTGCAATAAGTTTGGTGTGCACCCAGACTATGAAGCCCTTGACAAAGCTG ACCCAGATGACCACAATGGCCAAACCAAGATGAAATTGCGCAGGATTTGCCTTACACTTGCTACGACCATTTTTATCTGTACCAGTCCAGCACGGCTTACCGAGATCGCGGGTGGAAACTTTGAATTGTGGCCTGGAAGCCggatcattttcttctttattcctCGGTTGCTGATTTATGGGCAGACCATAATATTCAGTGTAGTGTGTGCCTTTTCCTTTCCAAGCTTCTACCAAGAGGCTAAGATTGCAACAAAGAGAATATGCAGCTGCCGTATCCACCGCCTCATCCAGCATAAGACCCTCACTGAACAGTGA